A genomic window from Synergistes jonesii includes:
- a CDS encoding sulfite exporter TauE/SafE family protein — protein MNGFFEISKLSLIFLCFLVFVAGFVDASAGGGGLISLPAYFFTGMPAHLALGCNKFSGFCGGVFSVMKFWRGGAVRLRAALVAAAGSFIGSVGGSMTALVLPEHVIKTMVLTILPCAAAIILLKREMGDEDRSRSLGRGKADALSLAIGLLIGFYDGVFGPGTGTFAIMAFSALMGFDLRTASGNAKILNLASNAASAITFAAAGNILYGIALPAALCGIAGNFAGAHMALTKGSKFIRPMMLCVLALLMLKILWDLLS, from the coding sequence ATGAACGGATTTTTTGAAATATCGAAGCTCTCTCTGATCTTTCTCTGCTTTCTCGTCTTCGTCGCGGGCTTCGTAGACGCGTCGGCCGGAGGCGGAGGGCTCATTTCGCTTCCGGCGTACTTCTTCACGGGCATGCCGGCACACCTCGCGCTCGGCTGTAATAAATTTTCCGGCTTCTGCGGCGGCGTCTTTTCCGTAATGAAATTCTGGCGCGGCGGGGCCGTAAGGCTGCGCGCGGCCCTCGTGGCCGCGGCCGGCTCCTTCATCGGTTCCGTGGGCGGCTCGATGACCGCCCTCGTGCTGCCGGAGCACGTTATAAAGACGATGGTGCTGACCATTCTACCCTGCGCGGCGGCGATAATATTACTTAAGAGGGAGATGGGCGACGAGGACCGCTCGCGTTCGCTCGGGCGCGGCAAAGCCGACGCGCTTTCGCTGGCGATCGGGCTTCTGATAGGCTTTTACGACGGAGTCTTCGGCCCCGGCACAGGGACCTTCGCGATAATGGCCTTCTCCGCCCTGATGGGCTTCGACCTGAGGACGGCGTCGGGCAACGCGAAAATTTTAAATCTCGCCTCCAACGCCGCGTCGGCGATCACTTTCGCGGCCGCGGGAAATATTTTGTACGGCATCGCTCTTCCCGCCGCGCTCTGCGGCATAGCGGGGAATTTCGCCGGCGCCCATATGGCTCTGACGAAAGGCTCGAAGTTCATCCGCCCGATGATGCTCTGCGTGCTTGCGCTGCTGATGCTCAAAATCCTCTGGGACCTGCTGTCGTAG
- a CDS encoding pyridoxal phosphate-dependent aminotransferase — MATKKKFPNGRMASIKMSGGIREILTRAGEMEEEGRSIIHMEIGRPDFDSPKCAKDAAIKAIEEGNVHYTDMAGAYDLRCAVAEKYRRENGMDVDADKNVVITNGAMEALTASFLTLFEPGDEVIVPAPYFSAYADEIAISNAKLVAVPTKMENGFRVRVDDIAAAITPKTSAVLLNSPNNPSGAVLTKEDLEEIAAVAVERDIWVISDECYEKFVYDGGHVSIASLPGMAERTVTISAASKTWSMTGWRIGWVVAPEDMRPYVNKCHQNLTTCANSFAQAGVVEAFAGADADVEAMIAEYRRRRDMVVRWLNDIKGFEAATPAGAFYAFPKIAALGMDGFKFCSWLLEEAGVSTVPGEVFGMPGHIRIAYCRAYDYVEEGLARIKKAVESL; from the coding sequence ATGGCGACAAAGAAAAAGTTTCCCAACGGCCGCATGGCTTCGATAAAGATGTCTGGCGGCATACGCGAGATTTTGACGCGCGCCGGCGAGATGGAGGAGGAGGGGAGGAGCATAATCCATATGGAGATAGGCCGGCCGGATTTCGATTCGCCTAAGTGCGCGAAGGACGCGGCGATAAAGGCGATCGAAGAGGGCAACGTCCATTACACGGACATGGCGGGGGCCTACGACCTTCGCTGTGCGGTCGCCGAGAAATACCGCCGCGAGAACGGTATGGACGTCGACGCCGATAAAAATGTCGTTATCACGAACGGTGCGATGGAAGCCCTTACAGCCTCCTTTCTGACGCTCTTCGAGCCGGGGGACGAGGTCATCGTCCCCGCCCCCTACTTCTCGGCCTACGCCGACGAGATAGCGATATCGAACGCGAAGCTCGTCGCCGTGCCTACGAAGATGGAGAACGGCTTCCGTGTCCGTGTCGACGATATCGCCGCCGCGATCACGCCGAAGACCTCGGCCGTCCTTTTAAATTCGCCCAACAACCCGAGCGGCGCCGTGCTCACTAAAGAGGATCTCGAAGAGATCGCCGCCGTGGCCGTAGAAAGAGACATCTGGGTAATCTCCGACGAATGCTATGAAAAATTCGTCTACGACGGCGGGCACGTCAGCATCGCGAGCCTGCCCGGCATGGCCGAGCGCACAGTCACGATCTCGGCCGCGTCGAAGACGTGGTCGATGACGGGCTGGCGCATCGGCTGGGTCGTTGCCCCCGAGGATATGCGCCCGTACGTGAACAAGTGCCACCAGAATCTTACGACCTGCGCCAACTCCTTCGCTCAGGCCGGCGTAGTCGAGGCCTTCGCGGGCGCGGACGCCGACGTCGAAGCGATGATAGCGGAGTACCGCCGCCGCCGCGATATGGTAGTCAGATGGCTGAACGATATAAAAGGCTTCGAAGCCGCGACGCCGGCCGGGGCGTTCTACGCCTTCCCGAAGATCGCGGCGCTCGGCATGGACGGCTTTAAATTCTGCTCGTGGCTGCTTGAGGAAGCCGGAGTTTCGACCGTCCCCGGCGAAGTCTTCGGGATGCCTGGGCACATCCGCATCGCCTACTGCCGCGCTTACGATTACGTTGAAGAAGGGCTTGCGAGAATCAAAAAGGCCGTCGAGAGCCTGTAA